The sequence AGGCCAAGAATTTGTTCCCAAACACACAACTGATTGTTGGTGGTGAGTCACACTGGCATATGCACAGACTCTTGTCCAGTTTTGTATCAAAACCTACACATCAGGTTAGACACCATATTGAATTTAACACAGATGGAAATGAGGCTGTCAGGCTGAAACACAGTCTTTACAATGGCACGTACTGTTTAAAGGACCTAGATCATGTCATTTACATAACTCGCAACCTTCAGAAGTGTTTTATGGAGTTTTTGTCtactgaaagtttttttttcggAAAGATGTTTCATCAGCTGAACAATTGGTATGTTGTTAAACAACAGTACAATCCATTGAACGCACTGTATtttatccctcacagcctcgttttcatttttgtcaaaaattaaatatggcgCTACCCTGGCTAGGTTCTATTGGCCTCAAAAGTGTCCAAAATTTGGAAAAGCCAAAGTTTTATTTGCGTTgagtatttttttcattatcttAAACCATATCTGATGACTGCTCCATACCTTGTGTGTATCTCTGTCAGTGTGCAGTGATGCCCTGACGCACAAGTTTAAAGGCTACACTGTAATGACGGAGGACGAGCGATATGAAGCCCTTATACACTGTCGTTATGTGGACGAGGTGGTCCGTGATGCTCCCTGGACCCTCACTTCTGAATTCCTTAAAAAACACAGGGTAAATTAATATTCAGTTTATTATAGTAAAACAAAAATTTTGATTATATAAAGTGTATTATTTAACCATGGCCATTTTGCGTGCAACCCTGTTACCATGTAACTTTTACCCTATTATAACATAtataacattctttaaaatcttGACATCCAAGAACTAACACAATTTGGATGATGAAGGACAAGTATATGATTTAATTCCATCTCAATTTTTACACAAGCTCAACCATTATAATTtcttgtaagaaaaaaataatcatagaaatacatatttgaaaataaatgtatgttAATATAAGTGTATTAATaactaccaaaaaaaaaaaaatgtccaaaaCTGTCCGAAATAATAGCAAGCTGCTAATGTAACATGtatgttgtgttttggtttagtttcattgtgttttggttCTGTTTTCCCTGTTCTGGTTTGCCTGTGTTCCCTAGTCTCCTTGGTTAATAATTAGTTCTACGCACCTGTTTCTGTTCAGTTGATTACTCTCCCTTGTATTTAAGCCATCAGTTTCCTTTGAtttatgggtaacactttagtttagggtccaattcaaactattaactagttgattattagcatgcatattactagaagaTTGTCTGTTCATTACTTATTGACACTTAGTATTAGTACTTATAGTacatattaatgtcttattctgcatgactatATTCTACATCGCTTAACCcaacccaatacctaaacttaacaactaccttactaactataataagcagtaattaggagtttactgaggcaaaagtcatagttaatacaaacccgattccaaaaaagttgggacactgtacaaattgtgaataaaaacagaatgcaattaTGTGTAAGtttaaaatttcaatattttattcagaatacaacatagatgacatatcaaatgtttaaactgagaaaatgtatcattttaagggaaaaataagttgattttaaatttcatggcatcaacacagaAGTTGGGACAaagccatgtttaccactgtgtggcatctcctcttcttttcataacagtctgcaaacgtctggggactgaggagacaagttgctcaagtttagtttttgtcccattcttgtctaatacaggcttctagttgttcaactgtcttaggtcttctttgtcgcatcttcctctttatggtgcaccaaatgttttctatgggtgaaagatctggactgcaggctggccatttcagtacccggatccttcttctatgcagccatgatgttgtaattgatgtagtatgtggtctggcattgtcatgttggaaaatgcaaggtcttccctgaaagagacgacgtctggatgggagcatatgttgttctagaacttggatatacctttcagcattgatggtgcctttccagatgtgtaagctgcccatgccacatgcactcatgtaaccccataccatcagagatgcaggcctctgaactgagtgctgataacaacttgggttgtccttgtccgcTTTAGTCCGGATGATATGGCggcccagttttccaaaaagaacttcaaattttgattcatctgaccacagaacagtttttcactttgccacagtccattttaggCATCCAGTATGTTTTTCCgtccttgacccttacgcacagagattgtttcAGATTCtctgcaatttttctctgagaaactcttttatgatattgctccactatttttcactgcagcattgggggaattggtgatcctctgccaaTCTTGACTtttgagagacactgccactcttagaggctctttttatacccaatcatgttgccagttgacctaataagttgcaaattggtcctccagctgttccttatatgtacacaGCGCCTGACAGCTACTGAGTGACACCTTAATTTAGATTACATTTGGAGCATGTTTATTgtgattcgtggtccaggctgcaccagtttgtttttattgccatttttggagcttgtggcgactacagagaccgcatttttttacagtgtgttcaggggacaggcagctagcggatagtgaggagatgtttgctgtatgtgacaaaaaaatgttttggccttaaaatgcgtgacatcacttagtgcacctttaagtcaacatTTTGCGCCAGCGTgattctacagtagccctaaacagacaaactgctctacagagcacGTTCGATTGACTAGCTACTCTCTGCTGCCTCAGACGACAAGATATTTGTTCTGTGTTGGCCACTGTAGTttctctatattgcaatttGCAACCTCACGGCTAGATgctgctaaaatttacacactgcacctttaatgtttttgctaTACACTTTTTTCTATGCTATACACTTGAAAAACCAGAGTTTTGAGTATATTCATACAGTATTTGAAACTGTATTATGTCCGAAACAGAGTTGCAAAAATTGGAAATGACAAATAATAGAAAATGTAAAAGTTGCTGCTGTCatacctatttatttattttcctgttGTCCTCAGATTGACTTTGTGGCACATGATGATATCCCATACACCTCTGCTGGATCAGAAGATGTCTATAAACATATCAAAGAAGCTGGTAAAGACTTTAACACCAACCAAACGGCACAATTATATAACTGAGTCAAAGGACTCATAAAAATAAACTTCTTCTGCATGGTCTGTAAGGAATGTTTGTAGCTACTCAAAGAACGGAGGGAATCTCTACCTCTGATCTCATCACACGCATTGTTCGAGACTATGACGTCTATGTCAGGCGTAACCTGCAGAGAGGATACACAGCACGAGAACTCAACGTGGGCTTCATCAATGTAAGAAAGAAATTGTATGGCTtcagaacacttggaatataATGGAAAAGTGGCATTAACTACTTTTATGGTACTTTGTATGATCTTTGGAGCACATCGCCAGCTCCCATTTGGTTTTATGGTACAGAAAAGAGCCAGGTCATTCCACAATATGCAAAATATTTCCTTCAGTGTTCAAAGGATGAAATGAAACCATATGTGTTTGGTATGATATGAGGAAGAGGAAATGAAGATGGGATTTACATGTTTCCAACtgttttgattgacaggaaAAGAAATATCGTCTGCAAGAGCAGGTGGACAGAATGAAGGAGAAGGTGAGGACGGTGGAGGAGAAGTCCAAACATTTAGTGCACCGCGTTGAAGAGAAGAGCCATGACCTCATCTACAAATGGGAGGAGAAATCTCGCGAGTTCATCGGAAACTTCCTTGAGCTGTTCGGTCCAGATAAAGCCTGGGTACATTGAAAAAAagtcactcagaaattgctagtaaatgtcacaaacaattacaaagaaatggcatGTGACACTCTGGAttaaaagtattttatacaGTGCAAACAATTCCTTTTTTCTAGCACAAAtaactaaacatttttaaatcaagatacatttacttgttttctgaaacataaattgatacattttttagaAAACATGACTTAATATTGTGGCAAGCAGGGCAGGGCCAAGAGCCATGGGAAGGGAACAAAGCCAGTTGCGTGAATgctaatgagcgtcacctgtgcaccacaccaGTCTCAAATCCgatggaggagctccggaaggataaaaggaggagtgacgacagtaaaggatgagagaggacctgGCATGGCtgctttactttcattttgttgtgtttgttttgtgattaaaGTTTTATGTCGAACGTTCCCACCTCCTTCTTCCCTGAGCCTTTAACCTTCGTTACATTGTTGCAGAAACCCAGGAACTGGCGAACATAAAACTtcaatcacaaaataaacagacaacaaaacgaaagtaaactaaaacaaaacaacaacataaagtccaggcctggccCTCTCTCGTCATTCACTGtcatcactcctccttttatcctTTCGGATCTCCTCCATGGGACTCAAGACCGGTGTGGCAcacaggtgacgctcattagcACCTGCCATTGCTCCGTTCCCGCGGCTCTCGTCCCCGCCCTGCTTGCTACAAATATCTACTGTCAAATTGTTTCTGAAGTAAATATATTAGTAGATGTTTTCATTGAAAaccaagacaaaaatactgataaGAACATTTTTGCTGACAGTGTAGTGGAAgggtattttcttgtaaaacaaactaaattaacctttattttattcactactTCGAAAAATCATATTTACATGTGAAAGATATATAGCAAAACTCAAACATACAgtgttatttagcatttttcAAATTGATTTCTTTTGTGCTCTGTAGCACATGATCCAGGAGCGGAGTGGCCGTGTTCTCCAGGCTCTGTCTCCCTATCAGTCTCCAAGTACTTCGCCCAGCTCCAGTCCCACCAGAGGACGCTCTACATCGCCCGTCAGCCACTGGTCCCCACTTCCGTTCACCGCCACCCAAAGGAGCCTCCGTCAGCAGCAGTGAGGGTGACGAGTGGGAGAAGTAGATGGACGCTGGCTCTACCTCCTGCATGTTTGAGCAGGCACCTTCTCTTtctgtttactgtattttgtgcaccaaaatatttcataattgaGATCTACAATAGCACGCTGCTCAAAGATTAAAAAGCCATTATTACCACTCAAACACAGAACTGGGCACTTCATAACTTGTACCTGTCACGTTTGAATATAGGACCATTCACCCCATGAAAGATAagtataactataactatattagcattcACACCAAGGGACCATAACATTCTGTTTATGATAAGTCAGCACTACAGTTATGTCGTCTCCTGCTTTAAAAGCTCAATCTCTTTAAAGTCGGGTGGATTCTGATGCTCTCTCAATGTTTTTAGCATTCATCagctgaaacattttttttaacaatattattCCTCTGTGTCATTATCATAACAGCTGTGATGCAGACATCGCTATACTCACAAATTTAGAGTGATTAGTAAAACTTTATGGTTGTAGTTATCGTCTTTGGTGTggacaaatatataaaaacatatttatgaattatgtattttattaaacaCTAACCCAACTAACAACATGATCTAAGAACGTTTTGCTATtgttataaaaatgttatttcttaACGTTCTCTGAATGTGCAAAATGTccattataaaaaacaaaacaaaaacatttttcctTGGTTATGTGAACAGTAagggaacattttattttgcaaacattatgggaatgttacttttgaatgttttctgaacattctgaaacaagtagtaacatttaaaaaatgttagttGAACATCCAAATAAAGTGTTTCCGGAAAAAAACTTTCCATGAAAGatgtttaataatgttttttatgctaatgttttgagaaccAAAACATTCTaataacgttactggaagaatgtttgttcataacttggAGAGAACATTAGTtaaagttctgagaatgttccctgttagctgggatgtTGTTCCGAATTAAATGAAGGATGTACCATTGACCTAATGTATTAGAGTGTTTTAATAAACTGATTAAGTTAGATTTAACATGAGCTAAGAAGCACATTAGAAAATATGGCATGACACAATCATTTAAAGGAGCATAACAAAAATACTAATTACatattacataatattataatattaattgcTGACAGTTTTGATAGATGGATACTGACAATATGTCTACAGTGCAAATACATGAATATTTTGAAACTAGTGCAAAATAATTGCATTAAAAAGCCAGTATTGAGAAGAATTCTTGAAACATTGCTCTCAATTACACATGCAAACTATTGTTATCAATGGCTATAGAGTATAGTTACTACCCCAGCCATGCGTCACATGCTCTAACAAATTGGGTATTAATCTATTAAAGTGCTATCAGTGCTTGTGTATTATGTGCATTCTTCTAAAAGAAGAATATATAGACGTGCactgaaatgaaaatatttgagCAAAACAGGAAACTGAAATTCACAATACATTAGTCAAATGCTGACACTAAAAAACAAGTTCTGTTATTTCTTTACTTTGCCAGTATCCCTAAGTAGTATGTACATTATGGTAGTaactttaatttaataataatttacactaccattcaaacattttggatcagtaagatttttttgaagtttctgaaagaagtctcttatgctcaccaagactgcatttatttgatcaaaaatgttattgcaattaaaaataactattttatattttaatatattttaaaatgtaatttattcctgtgatggcaaagatgaattttcagcatcattagttCAGTCTTTAGTCACATGCAgtgtataaagtactcgaaaaccatacttgagtaaaagtatagatatcttgccagaaaatgactttggtagaagttaaagttgctgtttagaatgttacttgagtaaaagttttaaagtatgggatattttttgtacttaagtatgaaaagtatttttttgatattaaatgtacttaagtattgaaagtaaaagtacaagtaaatgtaaaatacaaaaggagcaaaaaaaaatattaaaaattgttctatacacagtttgagcagcaagattgtgttcagttttaactctcttacattttgtttctttaaattagCTAAaggtttattgtaatttttatacataaaaaatactaatacattaattatacattgatgatttgttcatgttaatttatagtgcattataactaatgcaagagacaactttaaaatgttaaaatgtaaattatgaaattaaaaatgaacaatacttttattaaccttatttaatgttacaaatgtactcttattgtaaaatgttactatttcatataaatccaaacagtcatgcttaaaaattaccatctttacacacaaaggcatagCATGGGTCTATTATATGTGTACTTTCACAAATTATTTGGCTCTATTTTACAAAAAAGTTGatgattatctaatcaaaatatgtgttacagtgccgataaaaactgaaattgaataggctacatttctgatttgttaaGCATCTGTCGCTGTATgagaatacagtttaaatatgcaacttcgccggataatgaatgcataacagcgaacaaatagttataaactaatgcaaatgaatggtaacaatcttgacattaaacagttggtgttttttttttgtcacattgttttaaccgcttgaggtTACTACTAATGTCAGCCTCGACGACAAACatactgttctccactaatgcagcatctagtcaataaactaattactttatagtgatatgttgctccaaacctgtatgaataaaacacaaaatagataaagatattttaaagaatgtggtAAACAGGCAGTAGACGGTAGCcaaaatacaatggaagtcaatgactTCCGTCAAGGGGttgccaacattcttcaaaataacttcttttgtgttcaacagaagaaagaaactcatacaggtttagaacaacatgagggtgagtaaatgatgacagaattttcatttttgggtgaactatccctttaagtctgaCATCACACATCACCGCTTCCGAGTCCAATCAGATGccaaagaaaacaacaaactgTGCTAATATACACTCACAGTGTGTTGTAATACTACCAAAAATCATGATcctaacctttatctccatactgaaatcccagatggccagacagcaATTCAACTtttataaattgttttaaatcgTATTTGTGTCCGGGATGCCGTGAGACTCTACGCGGAGACTGTAGATtacacttaaatgtataatatgaataaataattcgCAGTCTTAAGTCACGACTTAACTACATATTTTCAGACAGTTAAAAATGGCAGTAAGCAAGTATTAAAAGGCTTGCTCAAGTTTTCTTATCTGGCAGTGTTCAGTATTAGCTTGGCAGCTGTAAGCAGCTCATAACTAGTACTGCAGCAGGTATAATAAAGTCATCTCTTGGCTTTATATGTGGATGCATCTCGTGGGTCACTGCTCGGGTTACTCCAGTCATCAGCCTCAGGACCTGTCTGGTAATGTCGCCATGCCGACTTATTGAAGACTGGAAGACGCTCAAAAGATTCACTGGAAAGAGCCTGGAAAGAGTGGAGAGAGGTGATTTCTAGTTTCAAGTCGAAGCTAATATTATTACTCACTGTAATCCAAGTGTCCCACAGATAGAAACACCTTAAGATGAATTACTGCATCTGTCCCGAACCCTTCAACAGAGTACAGGTTCAAGTCTCCCTGAAAGTAGCGTGCATAGAGTCTAGAGATTGGCAGCCCATAGCCAAAACCAGCCTGCAGAGACAATATAAACAGGTTGCATAAaaccacacatacaaacacagacGTAAGCCGTGTGATGGCTATTTACCAGTGGGACAGCAGCTTGAGAGGAGTCCAGACGTGGTGTTGGGGCAGTGGAATACATATAATTGAAGAGACGATCAATCTTTCGTAAGGGGACACCCCCACCTTTATCACTAATCTTGGAAGACAGACACATAAACATCAAATGAATAAAGTGCACGTGTTATAAGACTCCATGAACTTTAATGGTTTTACAAAATAGGCATGTGTTTAACCTTTATGGAGAGGTCTTCTTTTCCCAGAGTAACCATTGCTTTCACTGGAGGAAGCCCCTCACTGTTGTTTTCACAGAGCTCCACCGTTGCCCGCATGGAATTCTgcacatatacataatatagtGACTTACCCAAAAGATATATAGTAATAAAAAGGAATAATGGCTTACAAAAGCCCACCTAAAATGTGATAATTTGAGAAACACTTTACTGAATTCCACTTAAAACGTCACCTAAAAATATAAGCTAATTTTTCGTGACAATCATTATAAGGTtcattttgttaacattatttaatgcattagataaaatgaatgaaaaatactttaacATCATTTATTAATCTAGGTTAATGTACGCATATGTGCCTACATACCAGTGCATGTGTCCCactaaaagttatttttttttttaatggtacaaATGGCTTAACGCTAATGACCTATAATCAATACGGCTAAAACTTACCTAATTAGAATGTGCACTCTGTGagctttaaaggtacaatttgtgatattttttccgctagaggtcgctagaagcctattcaaaacaaaggcgtagtttgatgacgccaagttttagagcggaaacttgggacatgtggtctccatttcaacggacggtgcaaaagaatagggattggagtctggaagaactcatgttcgtggatgcgattattaacgttactgtagtatgaagcagagcaggaacgagtgttgcgggagctgaatgaggagctggagcgattgatcaacacacgcctcacgagcagcgggacttttattacgACACAGTCGCCga comes from Chanodichthys erythropterus isolate Z2021 chromosome 22, ASM2448905v1, whole genome shotgun sequence and encodes:
- the pcyt1bb gene encoding phosphate cytidylyltransferase 1B, choline b — encoded protein: MANRRRNGSRANGRAGRGGVQAQQQQQRKRPPIKALREPAIFAKQSGSTSDTPQDKVTLAQARRGTPAHRPVRVYADGIFDLFHSGHARALMQAKNLFPNTQLIVGVCSDALTHKFKGYTVMTEDERYEALIHCRYVDEVVRDAPWTLTSEFLKKHRIDFVAHDDIPYTSAGSEDVYKHIKEAGMFVATQRTEGISTSDLITRIVRDYDVYVRRNLQRGYTARELNVGFINEKKYRLQEQVDRMKEKVRTVEEKSKHLVHRVEEKSHDLIYKWEEKSREFIGNFLELFGPDKAWHMIQERSGRVLQALSPYQSPSTSPSSSPTRGRSTSPVSHWSPLPFTATQRSLRQQQ